From a single Chlamydia muridarum str. Nigg genomic region:
- a CDS encoding FAD:protein FMN transferase produces MGKFFTPYALIIFVFLIQACSSPSKTIFEGVRMTIPYRVVLGETLSFSQKKQAQKEIDQIFDHIDQIFNNWNPFSEISRINRSETLEPISLSPELFSFLCEIDRFHTFSDGRFDPTLGALKNLWLLHLKSQTLPPQELLHSYKQNTGWHLLSLDKTNHTLKKLSPSVQLDLCGAVKGFAVDLLGIFCSQFCQNYYVEWGGEIKTSGKHPSGRSWAIASSATPEILHLNNSSIATSGNQYQRWYVNKKIYTHILDPLTGIPLEESSYPILAVSVIDENCAFADAMATALTTFTSKQEALDWAKKKHLCVYITDKNAS; encoded by the coding sequence ATGGGAAAGTTTTTTACGCCATACGCTTTGATCATATTCGTTTTCTTGATTCAAGCCTGCTCTTCTCCTTCAAAAACTATTTTTGAAGGTGTCCGCATGACAATTCCTTACCGAGTCGTGCTCGGGGAAACTCTTTCCTTTTCTCAAAAAAAACAAGCTCAAAAGGAAATCGATCAAATATTTGATCACATTGACCAAATATTTAATAATTGGAATCCTTTCTCTGAAATTTCGCGCATTAATCGTTCTGAAACTCTTGAACCCATTTCCCTATCTCCAGAACTCTTCTCTTTTTTATGTGAAATAGATCGATTCCATACCTTTTCAGACGGACGTTTTGATCCTACCTTAGGAGCTTTAAAAAACTTATGGCTGCTTCACTTAAAATCACAGACTCTCCCCCCTCAAGAACTACTTCACTCGTATAAGCAAAACACTGGATGGCATCTACTTTCTCTTGATAAGACCAATCACACGCTAAAAAAACTGTCTCCTTCAGTCCAATTAGATCTCTGTGGAGCTGTAAAAGGATTCGCTGTAGATCTGTTAGGAATATTTTGTTCCCAATTTTGTCAAAATTATTACGTGGAATGGGGTGGAGAAATCAAGACATCAGGAAAGCACCCTTCTGGTAGGTCTTGGGCCATAGCATCATCAGCAACGCCAGAAATTCTTCATCTCAATAATAGCTCCATAGCAACTAGTGGAAACCAATACCAACGTTGGTATGTAAATAAAAAAATTTACACTCATATTTTGGATCCTTTAACAGGAATTCCTCTAGAAGAGAGTAGCTATCCTATCTTAGCAGTATCTGTAATCGATGAAAATTGTGCTTTTGCAGATGCTATGGCTACAGCATTAACTACCTTCACCTCTAAGCAAGAAGCTCTTGATTGGGCAAAAAAGAAACATCTTTGTGTCTATATTACCGATAAGAACGCTTCATAG
- a CDS encoding 4-alpha-glucanotransferase: MPLLSRSLRIIQNSPIRKVWNQVDTSPKHGICVPLFSIHTQNSCGIGEFLDLIPMIDWCTLCGFQILQILPINDTGSCSSPYNSISSISLNPLHLSISALPYKEEVSSSRKLIQEMQRLSQLSQVNYEKVIPMKRAFFKEYFRVCKSKNLTNHPDFCDFCEREKYWLHPYALFCSIREHLNYLPINHWSTTYTDLSYISQHEHTFAKDIEFYSYLQYLCFEQMKQVRKHADHKGCLIKGDIPILISKDSCDVWFYRKYFSSSESVGSPPDFYNAEGQNWNLPIYNMKTLRQDAYHWWKERLRYAENFYSLYRLDHVVGLFRFWVWDELGRGRFEPQDPKDYLDQGTDILSHLLKASSMLPIGEDLGTIPVDVKQALESLAVCGTRIPRWERDWEGTGAYIPFDQYNPLSVTSLSTHDSSTLALWWQEAPQEARLFAQFLGMPYTPSLSFHNHKEILKLSHKTSSIFHINLINDYLALCPDLISTNPLQERINLPGTISKNNWVYRVKPSIEQLSAHSKLNSLLASLF, encoded by the coding sequence ATGCCATTATTATCCCGATCCTTACGTATCATCCAAAACTCTCCTATTCGAAAAGTTTGGAATCAAGTCGATACTTCCCCAAAACACGGGATTTGTGTGCCACTTTTTTCCATACATACTCAAAACAGCTGCGGAATAGGAGAGTTTCTCGATCTGATCCCTATGATTGACTGGTGCACTCTATGCGGATTTCAAATTCTTCAAATTCTCCCCATTAATGACACCGGATCTTGTTCAAGCCCTTACAATAGCATTTCTTCCATATCTCTGAATCCCCTTCATCTATCTATATCGGCCCTTCCTTATAAAGAAGAAGTCTCATCTTCAAGAAAACTCATACAAGAAATGCAAAGACTTTCTCAGCTCTCTCAAGTAAATTATGAGAAAGTTATCCCTATGAAGAGAGCTTTTTTCAAAGAATACTTTCGTGTATGTAAAAGTAAAAACCTTACTAACCATCCAGATTTTTGTGACTTTTGTGAACGAGAGAAATATTGGTTACACCCTTACGCTCTTTTCTGCTCCATTCGAGAACACCTTAACTACCTTCCGATTAATCATTGGTCAACAACTTACACAGATCTTTCTTACATTTCACAACACGAACACACCTTTGCTAAAGATATAGAGTTTTACTCCTATCTACAATACCTTTGCTTCGAACAAATGAAGCAAGTTCGTAAACATGCGGATCACAAAGGCTGTCTTATTAAGGGGGATATTCCCATTCTTATCAGTAAAGATAGCTGTGATGTCTGGTTCTATAGAAAATATTTTTCTTCTTCCGAATCTGTAGGCTCTCCTCCTGATTTTTATAATGCGGAAGGTCAAAACTGGAACCTCCCTATTTATAACATGAAGACTTTGCGACAAGACGCTTACCATTGGTGGAAAGAAAGATTGCGTTACGCAGAAAATTTTTATTCTTTATATCGTCTTGATCATGTAGTTGGATTGTTTAGATTTTGGGTATGGGATGAATTGGGACGTGGACGCTTCGAACCACAAGATCCTAAAGACTACCTAGATCAAGGGACAGACATTTTGTCCCATTTATTAAAAGCTTCATCGATGCTCCCTATAGGAGAAGATTTAGGCACTATCCCCGTAGATGTAAAACAAGCACTCGAATCTTTAGCCGTATGCGGCACCCGAATTCCTCGCTGGGAACGAGACTGGGAAGGTACCGGCGCCTACATACCTTTCGATCAATATAATCCTCTATCCGTCACGAGTTTATCCACCCACGACTCCTCTACTTTAGCTTTATGGTGGCAAGAAGCTCCCCAAGAAGCCAGATTATTTGCTCAATTTTTAGGAATGCCCTATACGCCTTCCCTTTCTTTTCATAATCATAAGGAAATCCTAAAACTTTCTCACAAAACTTCTTCCATTTTTCATATCAATCTCATCAACGACTACCTAGCTTTATGTCCTGACTTAATCTCGACCAATCCTTTACAAGAAAGAATTAATCTTCCTGGAACTATTTCAAAAAATAACTGGGTATATCGAGTTAAACCTTCTATTGAACAATTATCCGCTCATTCCAAGCTAAATTCTTTACTTGCATCACTTTTTTAA
- the mreD gene encoding rod shape-determining protein MreD, with protein sequence MASFLLFPRYFPEWRPVYFAPLVVTTFYSHPKERVLLWAMLSGLLCDMGSTCFMGIQAFLYVSTALILYKTQKFFIKERWISLPLISALFALTFYLLSYPVLAFFNHPLCLCGTALLADLQHVILVDLPYGAFLSLLTHKTPFTPQI encoded by the coding sequence TTGGCAAGTTTTCTCTTGTTTCCACGCTATTTTCCTGAATGGCGGCCCGTATATTTTGCACCTTTGGTCGTTACTACTTTTTATTCCCATCCTAAAGAACGCGTTCTTCTTTGGGCTATGCTTTCAGGTCTTCTTTGCGATATGGGATCCACTTGTTTTATGGGCATTCAAGCCTTTCTTTATGTGAGCACAGCTCTTATCCTTTACAAAACACAAAAGTTCTTTATAAAGGAGCGTTGGATCTCACTTCCTTTGATCAGCGCTCTGTTTGCTCTAACCTTCTATTTGCTCTCCTACCCAGTTCTCGCGTTTTTCAATCACCCCCTTTGTCTGTGCGGAACAGCCCTTCTAGCTGATTTACAACATGTGATCTTAGTAGACCTTCCTTATGGAGCATTTCTCAGCCTTCTGACCCATAAAACACCTTTTACTCCACAGATCTAA
- the smpB gene encoding SsrA-binding protein SmpB codes for MSVKEIVSNRKAFHNYEVLETFDAGIVLTGTEIKSLRDHGGNLGDAYVTISKGEAWLLQSSIAPYRFGNINNHEERRKRKLLLHKYELQKLDSRVSQKGLTIIPLSFFFSKGFVKVRIGCCRGKKSHDKRQALIEREKNRELAAAMKRSYR; via the coding sequence ATGAGCGTTAAGGAAATTGTTTCGAATCGCAAAGCCTTTCACAACTATGAAGTGTTAGAGACGTTTGACGCTGGGATCGTTTTAACTGGAACAGAAATCAAATCTTTACGAGATCATGGTGGAAATTTAGGGGATGCTTACGTAACGATCTCAAAAGGAGAAGCTTGGCTACTACAGTCAAGTATAGCGCCTTATCGCTTTGGGAATATTAACAACCATGAAGAGCGTCGTAAGCGCAAGCTTCTTTTACATAAGTATGAACTTCAAAAGTTGGATTCACGAGTTTCTCAAAAAGGGTTAACGATCATACCTCTTAGCTTCTTCTTCTCTAAAGGTTTTGTTAAAGTGCGTATTGGCTGTTGTCGAGGGAAAAAATCCCACGATAAGCGTCAGGCACTCATTGAACGAGAAAAGAATCGTGAATTAGCTGCCGCTATGAAGCGTTCTTATCGGTAA
- the dnaN gene encoding DNA polymerase III subunit beta → MKFVISRNELGNLIKKVQNVVPQSTPIPVLTHVLIESCNDELVFTATDLTVSTRCVVKAKVYESGSVTIPSRRFFQLIRELTEANIEVAANSGEMATITSGSSCFRLLSMGKEDFPMLPDMQNALRFTLDSEQLKDMFQRTSFAVSREESRYVLTGVLLSISNGTMTVVGTDGKRLAKIDTNISLDPSFSGDYIIPIKAVEEIIRMASEDVQSTIFLDQTKIAVECGNTLLVTKLLSGEFPDFSPVISTQSSVQLNLHREELISLLKQVALFTNESSHSVKFSFSPGELTLTANCTKVGEGKVSMAVNYTGETLEIAFNPFFFLDILKHSRDELVQLGISDSYNPGIITDSTRSLFVIMPMRLHDD, encoded by the coding sequence ATGAAATTCGTTATCTCCCGAAATGAGTTAGGAAATCTGATTAAAAAGGTTCAAAACGTTGTTCCGCAAAGCACACCAATTCCCGTGCTAACCCATGTACTCATAGAGAGTTGCAACGATGAATTAGTGTTCACTGCTACAGATTTAACAGTCAGTACTCGTTGTGTTGTTAAAGCGAAAGTATATGAATCTGGGTCTGTAACTATACCTTCTCGACGTTTTTTCCAACTCATTCGAGAGTTAACAGAAGCTAACATTGAAGTGGCGGCTAATTCTGGAGAGATGGCAACGATTACCTCTGGATCTTCGTGTTTTAGACTGCTAAGTATGGGGAAGGAAGATTTCCCCATGCTTCCTGACATGCAAAACGCTCTTCGTTTCACCCTTGATTCTGAGCAATTAAAGGATATGTTCCAAAGAACATCTTTTGCAGTATCTCGAGAAGAGAGTCGCTACGTACTTACCGGGGTTTTGCTTTCCATCTCTAACGGCACCATGACTGTTGTCGGAACCGATGGTAAGCGTTTAGCAAAAATCGACACTAATATTTCTTTGGATCCAAGCTTTTCAGGAGACTATATTATTCCTATCAAGGCGGTTGAAGAGATCATTCGCATGGCTTCGGAAGATGTCCAATCAACGATCTTTTTAGATCAAACTAAAATTGCTGTAGAATGTGGAAACACTCTGTTAGTGACTAAACTCCTTTCTGGAGAATTCCCAGACTTTTCCCCTGTGATTTCTACACAGAGTAGCGTTCAATTAAACCTTCATCGTGAAGAGCTTATTTCCCTTCTTAAGCAAGTAGCTCTTTTCACAAACGAGTCCTCCCATTCTGTAAAATTTAGCTTTTCTCCAGGAGAACTTACTCTTACAGCAAACTGTACAAAAGTCGGAGAAGGGAAGGTGAGTATGGCCGTGAATTACACGGGTGAAACTCTAGAAATAGCCTTCAATCCTTTCTTCTTTTTAGACATACTGAAACACAGCCGTGATGAACTTGTTCAATTAGGAATCTCCGATTCCTATAATCCTGGGATTATTACAGATTCCACACGCAGTTTGTTTGTCATTATGCCTATGAGATTACATGACGATTAA
- a CDS encoding menaquinone biosynthesis decarboxylase → MFSLRSLVDYLRVQRELIDIYTPVDPYLEIAEIHRRVVENEGPALLFHHVKGSPFPVLTNLFGTQKRVDLLFPDLSSGIFDQIAILLSSPPSFSSLWQHRSLLKRGLSSLGLRKQRFRPSPFLHQDAPNLLQLPMLTSWPEDGGPFLTLPLVYTQSPENGIPNLGMYRMQRFDEQTLGLHFQIQKGGGAHFFEAEQKQQNLPVTIFLSGNPFLILSAIAPLPENVPELLFCSFLQNKKLSFVKKAPLSNHPLLCDAEFILTGEALAGKRRPEGPFGDHFGYYSLTHDFPIFNCQHLYHKKDAIYPATIVGKPFQEDFFLGNKLQEILSPLFPLIMPGVQDLKSYGEAGFHAVAAAVVKERYWKEALRSALRILGEGQLSLTKFLWITDQSVDLNNFPSLLECVLKRMRFDQDLIIISDTANDTLDYTGPALNKGSRGIFLGVGTPIRSLPRHYQGPSLPGVSRIGVFCXGCLVLETSIQQINIPLLLKESHLEQWPLIVLVEDLSKTLSDTKEFLWRTFTRSSPATDLHIPVSHVTNHKISYRPPMILNALMKPSYPKEVEADEETKKHVSSRWDKYFS, encoded by the coding sequence GTGTTTTCCTTACGATCTTTGGTGGATTACCTACGTGTTCAGCGTGAACTTATTGACATCTATACTCCCGTAGATCCTTATTTAGAAATAGCAGAGATCCATCGTCGCGTTGTAGAAAACGAAGGGCCAGCTCTTCTCTTTCATCATGTTAAAGGATCTCCTTTTCCCGTGCTCACGAATTTATTTGGCACGCAGAAACGTGTTGATCTTCTATTTCCAGATCTTTCTTCTGGGATTTTTGATCAAATTGCTATCTTACTATCCTCCCCCCCCTCTTTCTCTTCATTATGGCAACATCGTTCTCTTTTAAAACGGGGGCTTTCGTCTTTAGGACTCCGTAAACAACGGTTTCGCCCTTCTCCATTTCTTCATCAAGATGCCCCTAATCTCTTACAACTTCCTATGCTTACAAGCTGGCCAGAAGATGGAGGGCCATTTTTAACGCTCCCTTTGGTTTATACGCAATCCCCTGAAAATGGTATCCCTAATTTGGGGATGTACCGTATGCAGCGATTTGATGAACAAACCCTAGGCTTGCATTTCCAAATTCAAAAAGGAGGCGGGGCTCACTTCTTTGAAGCTGAGCAAAAACAACAAAATCTTCCTGTCACGATCTTCCTTTCGGGCAATCCTTTTCTCATTCTATCAGCTATTGCGCCTCTGCCTGAAAATGTTCCGGAGCTGTTATTTTGTTCTTTTTTACAAAACAAAAAGCTTTCTTTTGTTAAAAAAGCCCCCTTATCCAATCACCCGCTACTATGCGATGCCGAATTCATTCTGACTGGAGAAGCTCTTGCAGGGAAGCGTCGTCCGGAAGGCCCTTTCGGAGATCACTTCGGATATTACAGTTTAACGCATGATTTCCCCATCTTTAACTGCCAGCACTTATATCATAAAAAGGATGCTATCTACCCAGCAACAATCGTAGGAAAGCCTTTTCAAGAAGATTTTTTCCTAGGAAATAAACTACAAGAGATTCTTTCTCCACTCTTTCCACTAATTATGCCAGGAGTTCAAGATCTCAAAAGCTACGGAGAAGCAGGATTCCATGCTGTAGCGGCCGCAGTAGTTAAAGAGCGATATTGGAAAGAAGCCCTACGATCTGCTTTACGGATTCTTGGAGAAGGACAGCTCTCTTTAACGAAGTTTTTATGGATTACAGATCAATCCGTAGATTTAAATAACTTCCCTAGTCTGTTAGAATGCGTATTAAAACGTATGCGATTTGATCAGGATCTTATTATCATTTCGGACACAGCAAATGATACGTTAGATTACACTGGCCCTGCCTTAAATAAGGGGTCTAGAGGCATCTTTTTAGGTGTGGGGACTCCAATCCGCTCTTTACCTCGACACTACCAAGGCCCCTCTCTCCCAGGAGTATCTCGCATAGGAGTATTTTGCYGAGGCTGTTTAGTTCTAGAAACCTCTATTCAACAAATAAACATTCCTCTATTACTGAAGGAATCTCATTTAGAACAGTGGCCTTTAATTGTTTTAGTAGAAGATCTGTCAAAAACTCTTTCTGATACGAAAGAGTTTTTATGGCGAACATTTACACGATCATCCCCCGCAACAGACTTGCACATCCCTGTCAGTCATGTAACGAATCACAAAATCAGTTACCGCCCCCCAATGATTCTTAATGCTCTCATGAAACCTTCTTATCCTAAAGAAGTCGAAGCTGATGAGGAAACTAAAAAACACGTTTCTTCGCGTTGGGATAAATACTTCTCTTAA
- the folD gene encoding bifunctional methylenetetrahydrofolate dehydrogenase/methenyltetrahydrofolate cyclohydrolase FolD: MLLKGAPAADGILATVKDNIRSQSGSPGLAVVLIGNNPASEIYVNMKVKRARDLGMISRSYRKPSDATLSDILSLIHELNCDENIHGVLVQLPLPKHLDTQTILSSISPNKDVDGLHPVNMGKLLLGETDGFIPCTPSGIVELFKYYEIPLYGKHVVILGRSNIVGKPLSALLMQKHADTNASVTVLHSQSEHLKEITKTADILVSAIGVPLFVTKEMISEKCIVIDVGTSRVPADNPKGYSLVGDVDFNNVVPVCQAITPVPGGVGPMTVAMLMRNTWESFLRHTL; encoded by the coding sequence ATGTTATTAAAGGGAGCTCCAGCCGCTGATGGTATTCTAGCAACTGTCAAAGACAATATCCGATCCCAATCAGGTTCTCCTGGTCTTGCTGTTGTCTTGATAGGCAACAACCCTGCTTCAGAAATTTATGTAAATATGAAAGTAAAGCGCGCCAGAGATTTGGGAATGATATCCAGATCTTACCGGAAGCCTTCGGATGCAACTCTTTCTGATATTCTATCTCTTATCCACGAGCTAAACTGCGATGAAAATATTCATGGCGTTCTAGTTCAACTCCCCCTTCCTAAACATCTAGATACTCAAACAATCCTTTCTTCTATTTCCCCTAATAAGGATGTTGATGGTTTACACCCTGTGAATATGGGGAAACTTCTTCTTGGAGAAACGGATGGGTTTATCCCCTGTACCCCCTCAGGAATTGTTGAACTTTTCAAATATTATGAAATTCCTCTCTATGGAAAACACGTTGTCATCTTGGGACGTAGTAATATTGTAGGGAAACCTTTATCAGCATTGCTTATGCAAAAACATGCAGATACTAATGCTAGCGTGACAGTTCTTCATAGCCAATCCGAACATCTAAAAGAAATCACTAAAACTGCAGACATTCTTGTCTCTGCAATTGGTGTTCCTCTCTTTGTAACTAAGGAAATGATCTCAGAAAAATGTATCGTTATAGATGTTGGAACTTCAAGAGTCCCTGCAGACAACCCTAAAGGGTATTCTTTAGTGGGCGATGTCGATTTTAACAATGTCGTTCCTGTTTGCCAAGCTATTACCCCTGTCCCTGGTGGGGTGGGCCCCATGACCGTTGCCATGCTAATGAGAAATACATGGGAAAGTTTTTTACGCCATACGCTTTGA
- a CDS encoding CesT family type III secretion system chaperone: MQNQFEQLLTELSAQLNSPLSPDENNACVVRFGYNDVAVQIEEDGNSGFLVAGVVLGKLPENTFRQKVFRAALSINGSPQSNIKGTLAYGEISNQLYLCDRINMTYLNGEKLSRYLVLFSQHAKIWIQALVKGELPDLHALGMYHL; encoded by the coding sequence ATGCAAAATCAATTCGAACAACTCCTTACAGAACTTAGTGCCCAACTTAATAGTCCACTCTCTCCAGATGAAAATAATGCCTGTGTCGTCCGATTTGGCTATAATGACGTTGCTGTACAAATTGAAGAAGATGGAAATTCAGGATTTTTAGTTGCAGGAGTTGTTCTCGGTAAACTTCCTGAAAATACTTTTAGACAAAAGGTATTTAGAGCTGCTTTATCTATTAATGGTTCCCCTCAATCTAATATTAAAGGCACCCTGGCTTATGGCGAGATTTCGAATCAATTATATCTGTGCGACCGAATCAATATGACCTATCTAAACGGAGAAAAATTATCTCGTTACTTGGTACTTTTTTCTCAACATGCCAAAATTTGGATTCAAGCTCTTGTAAAAGGAGAACTCCCAGATCTACATGCTCTGGGGATGTATCACCTGTAG
- a CDS encoding phospholipase D-like domain-containing protein, with the protein MKKTKQLISKITFSLISLFIGGYLLKAPPPNQSSDTFQTFIESNEPIIFSKQCGDNITQVLCDAINSAKKDIFLSIYDLSSSAIISELKKQEESQIPLCIHYQRISKSTNFSPSPQLTLVEHPPVKNKLMHQKTMAIDGKTAWIASANLTFTSLEKSANLVIGLKSPELCHFIKTQTSGICCINNQPIEYFSLNEGNSAALEKVLQHIRSAKESIQIGMFALTLPQIIKELNNAQNRGVDVVILVDKGFKSLTLKQIQQLEHPSLSIYEKVTPYQLHHKFGIFDKKTLITGSVNWSEKGFFLNTEDMIVIENLTEKQQCKIQAIWDGLIEECTLYYSPDQQEQNPIIIPFPTNNENQAA; encoded by the coding sequence ATGAAAAAAACAAAACAACTTATTTCTAAAATCACATTCAGCTTAATTTCCCTTTTTATTGGAGGATATTTATTAAAAGCCCCTCCTCCAAATCAATCTTCTGATACCTTTCAAACTTTTATCGAGTCCAATGAACCTATTATCTTCTCTAAACAATGTGGGGACAATATTACTCAGGTTCTCTGTGATGCAATTAACTCTGCAAAAAAGGATATTTTTCTGAGTATCTATGATCTTTCTTCCTCGGCTATTATTTCCGAATTGAAAAAACAAGAAGAGTCTCAAATTCCCCTATGCATTCACTACCAACGCATTTCAAAAAGCACTAATTTCTCCCCATCTCCACAACTCACTCTGGTAGAACACCCTCCTGTAAAAAACAAGCTGATGCACCAAAAAACCATGGCTATAGATGGGAAAACAGCTTGGATAGCATCCGCAAACTTGACATTTACATCCTTAGAAAAAAGTGCAAATTTAGTCATTGGATTGAAAAGCCCAGAACTTTGTCATTTCATTAAGACCCAAACCTCTGGAATCTGCTGTATCAACAATCAACCCATAGAATACTTCTCTCTAAATGAGGGAAATTCTGCTGCCTTAGAAAAGGTACTCCAACACATTCGCTCTGCTAAGGAATCCATTCAAATTGGGATGTTTGCTCTTACCCTTCCACAAATTATTAAAGAATTAAATAATGCACAGAATCGAGGTGTCGATGTAGTGATCCTGGTAGATAAAGGATTCAAATCCTTAACCTTAAAACAAATTCAACAATTGGAACATCCAAGTCTTTCTATTTATGAGAAAGTAACTCCCTATCAACTACATCATAAGTTCGGAATATTCGATAAAAAGACTCTCATCACAGGATCAGTAAATTGGTCTGAAAAAGGATTTTTCCTTAATACAGAAGACATGATTGTCATTGAAAATCTTACAGAAAAACAGCAATGTAAAATACAAGCCATCTGGGATGGATTAATAGAAGAATGTACTCTGTACTATTCTCCAGATCAACAGGAACAGAACCCTATAATCATTCCATTTCCCACAAATAACGAAAATCAAGCAGCCTGA
- the rpmB gene encoding 50S ribosomal protein L28 translates to MSKKCALTGRKPRRGYSYAIRGISKKKKGIGLKVTGRTKRRFLPNMMTKRLWSTEENRFLKLKISAAALRLVDKLGLDKVVARAKSKGF, encoded by the coding sequence ATGTCGAAGAAATGTGCTCTTACAGGAAGAAAGCCTCGTCGCGGATATAGCTACGCTATCCGAGGGATTTCTAAAAAGAAAAAAGGAATCGGTTTGAAAGTTACAGGAAGAACAAAACGTCGCTTCCTCCCTAATATGATGACTAAAAGACTTTGGTCTACAGAAGAAAATCGCTTCCTTAAACTCAAAATTTCCGCAGCAGCTTTACGTCTGGTTGATAAATTGGGCTTGGATAAGGTTGTTGCCCGAGCTAAAAGCAAAGGTTTTTAG
- the recF gene encoding DNA replication/repair protein RecF (All proteins in this family for which functions are known are DNA-binding proteins that assist the filamentation of RecA onto DNA for the initiation of recombination or recombinational repair.) gives MRVHSLFLKDFRNYSELRLELGPEMNSIFGLNAQGKTNILEALYILSLGRSFRTSRLTEAIRFGSSHFFIEAVFSQNQVFHTLSIQVDKRGKKILFDGAPITKLSALVGLFPVILFSVKDTTIIEGSPAERRRFLDLLLAQASEKYTGQIALYHKALDQRNAAIKTQDYKTIAAWNSPLIAYGSLVALLRYECAKKLHKIFQNLWDNTLKETLSLRYESSLITTESPTLNDIASNYYEQLRLANTKDFELGYTTVGPHRDELIITLNDLPVSKFSSEGQKHSLLAVLRFAECVYLQEEFLIHPLLCMDDIHACLDQNRLDQLFQLSTSLGQTVTTSTICPNHLDSNSSIFHVTQAQVSLVTSNFL, from the coding sequence ATGCGAGTTCATTCTTTATTTCTTAAAGATTTCAGAAATTACTCGGAACTGCGTCTAGAATTAGGACCAGAGATGAATTCTATCTTTGGTCTTAATGCTCAGGGGAAAACAAATATTCTTGAGGCATTGTATATCTTATCTTTAGGAAGATCCTTCCGAACAAGTCGTTTGACTGAGGCTATACGCTTTGGATCGTCTCATTTTTTTATCGAAGCTGTTTTCTCCCAAAACCAAGTTTTTCATACCCTCTCTATTCAAGTAGATAAACGAGGGAAGAAAATTCTTTTTGATGGAGCCCCTATTACTAAGTTGTCCGCACTAGTAGGACTATTTCCTGTTATTCTTTTTTCTGTAAAAGACACAACAATTATTGAAGGCTCCCCAGCAGAACGGCGCCGGTTTCTAGATCTCTTATTAGCCCAAGCTTCAGAAAAATATACAGGTCAGATTGCCTTGTATCACAAAGCTTTGGACCAACGTAATGCAGCTATTAAAACACAAGACTATAAAACCATCGCTGCCTGGAACTCCCCTCTTATTGCTTATGGAAGCCTGGTAGCCTTGTTGCGCTATGAATGCGCTAAAAAACTGCATAAAATTTTTCAAAATCTTTGGGATAACACATTAAAAGAAACTCTTTCTCTTCGTTATGAGAGTTCTCTCATTACAACAGAGTCTCCTACACTCAATGACATTGCAAGTAATTACTATGAACAACTTAGATTAGCTAATACCAAAGACTTTGAACTTGGCTACACAACAGTAGGCCCTCATCGAGATGAACTTATCATCACGCTTAATGATTTACCTGTTTCTAAATTCTCTAGTGAAGGCCAAAAACATTCTCTTTTAGCAGTTCTTCGATTTGCTGAATGTGTATATCTTCAGGAAGAATTTCTTATCCATCCACTTCTATGTATGGATGATATTCACGCTTGTTTAGATCAAAATCGATTAGATCAGCTCTTCCAACTCTCAACTTCTTTAGGACAAACTGTTACTACTTCCACCATTTGTCCGAATCATCTAGATTCTAACTCTTCTATTTTTCACGTTACACAAGCTCAAGTATCGCTTGTCACTTCCAATTTTTTATAA
- the ltuB gene encoding late transcription unit protein LtuB — protein sequence MKKRGSRSLAQVIRCKTGKYFPASVESGTKKEKKHHYSTASKEKEVLRKRAAEFDVLVRSLLNKQMPKNPDQILVFTYQKGFVETDLHNFGRYSVKL from the coding sequence ATGAAAAAAAGAGGCAGTCGCAGTTTAGCACAAGTGATTAGATGTAAGACGGGAAAGTATTTTCCAGCTTCTGTTGAAAGTGGAACCAAAAAAGAGAAAAAACATCACTATAGCACGGCTTCAAAAGAAAAAGAGGTTCTTAGAAAACGTGCAGCAGAGTTTGATGTACTAGTTCGTTCACTTTTGAATAAACAAATGCCTAAAAATCCTGACCAAATTTTGGTTTTCACATACCAGAAGGGGTTTGTGGAGACGGATTTACATAATTTTGGCAGGTATTCTGTAAAATTGTAA